A genomic segment from Thiomicrorhabdus aquaedulcis encodes:
- a CDS encoding ABC transporter permease: MRALNLKIGRQLWGMRLQALAIGLVIASGVAIFIMSLSTYDSLFETRERYYRDHHFADVFADLKRAPLSLVQRIQAIPGVQTVQTRVISYVNLSLKDHSKPISAHLISLDSSASDELNQLYLRQGRFIEDMASTEVIVSEEFARAHRLSTGDTLSATINGHRKTLTLVGTGLSPEYIYQIAPGAMFPDYQSYGVLWMARAPLASAYDMQGAFNNVTLTLSKQANTQAVIDRLDTLLKPYGGQGAYARKDQLSNRFLSAELGQLKVMAHVFPIIFLGVATFLLNVVIRRLMALERQQIAVLKAFGYSSWALAVHYSKLVVLMVSLGTLLGIALGAWMGHAMSQLYMDIYSLPYMHYQLKPILIVWAVFISLGAAVIGTIMVVTRAAQQPPAQAMHGQTPTLYRATLIERLGLQNSLSQPTRMIFRHLERRPFKALLTVLGISMACAIMMVGGFQEGAINKMIEVHYTLSQREDFKVLYTEPSATTSLHSIKSLQGVQQIEGFRSVMAKVEFAHRHYTTALTGLEHNGDAGQHNMGLFRLLDQHLNPITSKTFNPLETLQTPAISATGVIITDHLAAWLHIKPGDMLTVYVLEGRRPTLQIPVIGTIKEYLGLNVYLPRHHLNRLLREGDVISGARLKVDSEHQAQLIQTLKGWPKIVSVTEQSSAIKAFYQTMDDTILFFTFITTLLGASIAFGVIYNSLRIALSERQHELASLRVLGFYKHEVAYILLGEHALLTLLAIPLGFLIGVGLCHYLAMQFASDLYRIPLVLDAQVYAFAALVVIGSSLLSALLIWRNLSQLDMVKALKANE; this comes from the coding sequence ATGCGCGCGCTTAATTTAAAAATAGGCCGGCAACTCTGGGGCATGCGCTTGCAAGCCCTTGCAATTGGGCTAGTGATTGCCAGTGGTGTGGCCATTTTTATTATGTCGTTAAGCACCTACGATTCACTGTTCGAAACCCGCGAACGCTATTACCGCGACCACCATTTTGCCGATGTATTTGCCGATTTAAAACGCGCCCCACTGTCGCTGGTGCAACGCATTCAAGCCATTCCGGGTGTGCAAACCGTACAAACTCGCGTCATCAGCTACGTTAATTTAAGCCTAAAAGACCACTCAAAACCCATCAGCGCGCATCTAATCTCGTTAGACAGTTCGGCGTCGGACGAATTAAATCAACTCTATTTGCGTCAGGGTCGTTTTATTGAGGACATGGCCAGCACCGAGGTCATTGTGAGCGAAGAATTTGCCCGCGCTCATCGCTTAAGCACGGGCGACACGCTCAGCGCCACCATTAATGGCCATCGCAAAACGCTTACCCTGGTGGGCACCGGTTTATCGCCCGAATACATTTACCAAATTGCCCCAGGTGCCATGTTTCCAGATTACCAAAGTTACGGTGTTTTGTGGATGGCACGCGCGCCCTTAGCCAGTGCATACGACATGCAAGGCGCGTTTAACAATGTCACCTTAACGCTCAGCAAGCAGGCCAATACCCAAGCGGTCATTGATCGCTTAGACACTCTGCTAAAACCCTATGGCGGCCAAGGTGCTTACGCGCGCAAAGATCAATTGTCCAACCGTTTTTTAAGCGCCGAGTTGGGACAGCTCAAGGTAATGGCACACGTTTTTCCGATTATTTTTTTAGGCGTTGCCACCTTTTTACTTAACGTGGTGATTAGGCGTTTAATGGCGTTAGAGCGCCAACAAATTGCCGTCCTAAAAGCCTTTGGTTACAGCTCATGGGCACTTGCGGTGCATTACAGTAAACTGGTGGTGCTTATGGTAAGCCTGGGCACGTTGCTCGGCATTGCCCTTGGCGCATGGATGGGGCACGCCATGAGCCAACTTTACATGGACATTTACAGCCTGCCCTACATGCACTATCAACTTAAACCCATATTAATAGTATGGGCGGTATTCATCAGCTTAGGGGCGGCCGTAATAGGCACCATTATGGTCGTTACTCGCGCCGCGCAACAACCGCCCGCGCAAGCCATGCACGGCCAAACCCCCACACTTTATCGGGCAACGCTTATCGAACGTTTGGGGCTGCAAAACAGCTTATCGCAACCCACGCGCATGATTTTTAGGCACCTTGAACGTCGGCCATTTAAAGCCTTGCTGACCGTATTAGGCATTAGCATGGCGTGCGCCATTATGATGGTGGGTGGGTTTCAAGAAGGTGCTATCAACAAAATGATTGAGGTGCACTACACGCTAAGCCAACGTGAAGACTTTAAAGTGCTTTACACCGAACCCAGCGCCACAACCTCACTGCACTCTATTAAAAGCCTGCAAGGCGTGCAACAAATTGAAGGCTTTCGCAGCGTAATGGCTAAAGTAGAGTTTGCCCATCGCCACTACACCACCGCACTCACCGGACTGGAACACAACGGTGATGCCGGGCAACACAATATGGGGTTATTTAGACTGCTTGACCAACACCTTAACCCCATCACCTCTAAAACCTTTAACCCACTGGAAACCCTGCAAACGCCCGCCATTAGCGCCACGGGCGTTATCATCACCGACCATTTGGCCGCGTGGCTGCACATTAAACCCGGCGACATGCTCACCGTTTATGTATTAGAAGGTCGGCGACCTACCCTACAAATTCCGGTGATTGGCACCATTAAAGAGTACCTTGGGTTAAACGTTTATTTGCCGCGCCACCACCTAAACCGACTGCTGCGCGAAGGCGACGTGATATCGGGCGCGCGACTCAAAGTGGACAGTGAACATCAAGCGCAACTGATTCAAACCCTTAAAGGCTGGCCAAAAATTGTCAGCGTGACCGAGCAATCTTCGGCCATTAAGGCTTTTTACCAAACCATGGACGACACCATTTTATTTTTCACCTTTATTACCACCCTTTTGGGTGCCAGCATTGCGTTTGGCGTTATTTACAACAGTCTGCGAATTGCGCTGTCCGAACGGCAGCACGAATTGGCCAGTTTAAGAGTATTAGGCTTTTATAAACACGAAGTGGCCTACATTTTATTGGGCGAGCACGCCCTGCTCACCCTACTGGCGATTCCGCTGGGGTTTTTAATTGGCGTTGGACTGTGCCACTATTTGGCCATGCAATTTGCAAGCGACTTATACCGAATTCCGCTGGTGCTTGATGCCCAAGTGTACGCCTTTGCCGCGTTGGTGGTAATAGGCTCATCCCTGTTATCGGCGTTACTCATTTGGCGTAATTTAAGCCAACTGGATATGGTAAAGGCCTTAAAAGCCAACGAATAA
- a CDS encoding ABC transporter ATP-binding protein: MTQHTNPAQTALFTLKSVTKVYQMGQVEVVALQGIDLTLYHGEFVVILGASGSGKSTLLNILGGLDSPTTGQVWYGLQNLAAAGQPQLTDYRRFDVGFVFQFYNLIPSLTALENVAVVTEIAHNPMPPQDALAKVGLSHRLNHFPAQLSGGEQQRVALARALAKNPKVLLCDEPTGALDSHTGVQVLEALQGINKTLSTTTIIITHNVSMAQMADRVIHMADGQITHIAVNATRVAAQQIRW, from the coding sequence ATGACTCAACACACCAACCCTGCTCAAACCGCGCTTTTTACCCTAAAGAGCGTCACCAAAGTCTATCAAATGGGACAGGTTGAGGTCGTGGCATTGCAAGGCATTGATTTAACCTTATATCACGGTGAGTTTGTGGTCATTTTAGGCGCATCGGGCAGTGGCAAATCCACGCTTTTAAACATTTTGGGCGGCCTTGACTCACCCACCACCGGCCAAGTTTGGTATGGCCTGCAAAATTTAGCCGCCGCCGGCCAACCGCAACTTACCGACTATCGGCGGTTTGATGTGGGCTTTGTGTTTCAGTTTTACAATCTTATTCCCAGCTTAACCGCGCTCGAAAACGTGGCCGTCGTCACCGAAATTGCCCACAACCCCATGCCACCGCAAGACGCTTTAGCCAAAGTGGGATTAAGCCATCGGCTGAATCATTTTCCGGCGCAACTTTCGGGTGGCGAACAGCAACGGGTTGCTTTGGCGCGTGCGTTGGCCAAAAACCCCAAGGTGTTGTTGTGCGACGAACCCACTGGCGCGCTCGATTCGCACACGGGCGTTCAGGTATTGGAGGCCTTACAAGGCATCAATAAAACCTTGAGCACCACCACCATTATCATTACCCACAACGTAAGCATGGCGCAAATGGCCGACCGCGTTATTCACATGGCCGATGGCCAAATCACCCACATTGCGGTCAACGCAACGCGCGTGGCTGCCCAACAAATACGCTGGTAA
- a CDS encoding DUF2062 domain-containing protein has translation MPRKFIKRYLPTPEKIKSMKGLGFLGTWLHNPALWHLHRHSVAKAFFIGLFWMSIPIPSQMLFAALAAIVFRANLPLSVALVWISNPLTMPPIFYFNYTIGTYLLGQKTDESIDFELSWHWIINVLGDLWQPLYLGSFVVGVVLAFVAYFTINLVWRWHVVKSWQERIAARKRKKTDTSL, from the coding sequence ATGCCTAGAAAATTCATTAAGCGTTACCTTCCTACACCAGAAAAAATCAAGTCCATGAAAGGGTTAGGGTTTTTAGGCACTTGGCTGCACAATCCAGCACTGTGGCACCTGCATCGCCACAGTGTGGCTAAAGCTTTTTTTATTGGCCTGTTTTGGATGTCCATTCCCATTCCCTCGCAAATGCTGTTTGCCGCACTGGCGGCAATTGTGTTTCGTGCTAACTTGCCTTTAAGTGTTGCATTAGTATGGATAAGCAACCCACTGACCATGCCGCCTATTTTCTACTTTAATTACACAATAGGTACGTATTTATTAGGGCAAAAAACCGATGAATCCATTGATTTTGAACTCAGTTGGCATTGGATAATCAACGTGCTGGGCGATTTATGGCAACCGCTGTATTTAGGCAGTTTTGTGGTGGGTGTGGTGCTGGCGTTTGTCGCCTATTTTACAATCAACCTTGTGTGGCGCTGGCATGTGGTTAAAAGCTGGCAAGAACGCATTGCCGCACGCAAACGCAAAAAAACCGATACCTCTCTATAA
- a CDS encoding DNA internalization-related competence protein ComEC/Rec2, translating to MNFLGMFILFVLAWISAIILFFQMPSFPPVWVGLLGLLLSIVLGSMIWLKPFKSRLTLGYSRLTMALYNIFLGFIIGGTWVFWQSFFQPNVAPEFLNQSVMVSGQIIELPELTNLNLNGTQKRRVRMTMALNSISTIPLNFKPDQAWSGLKPILIINWYQTQADTVAFLAPKLGETWQFKVKLSSNHAAINPAGMDYERWLFGQYVSAKGYVQGQSPKNAQSQVQDLSPINDHYAKRIDDWGVWSWRASMAEHLSMTLAHSPYQGVYKALLYGDDSAIEPSDWTLLQSTGTIHLMAISGLHMALVAFLGILLAKGLWQIWAYRWTGMDLPMLSLVFSVGFATAYLAMSGAAIPTQRAWIMVVAILGFLLLQRRFQRWQVLAMAALLVVMWDPRAVLSYGFWLSFGAVVLIFVSLTRPGQPQLDNNKAANTQMGKVLRWLSGLYGFLKIQTVLTLGLAPALIWAFSSLPIYSFLANLLAVPLVSFVGLPALFGIALLSVISVEWAQFWVAQLDVVWGGLWWFLELLAQLPHSNWRNGALSFLGMLGLYALLLLGVVLTKPALKWTALLAFVLGLGGVLSDPFVKRPHFGQAWVTVLDVGQGQAVVIETQHHVTVVDTGAKWGDTMDGAKMAILPYLRAQNWSKIDTLIISHSDLDHAGGVQTLLDSLPINQLLSGQAEVLNIKHALPKAAPMQANHAIFKPCLAHQAWSVDGVDFTMWSPFKADLESGLRSDNDLSCVLKVGQGVNSVLIPGDLSTAGEKRLLATHSVEAGTRPETAHLLHAGWLVAGHHGSKHSTSSDWLHRVNPHTVVFSAGYLNRFNFPNVQTVERIGSRNIRWFNTACSGAVRFELGALEVQESRKTQRKWYHHACLDTQKGVFFE from the coding sequence ATGAATTTTCTAGGCATGTTTATTCTTTTTGTTTTGGCGTGGATTAGCGCCATTATTCTGTTTTTTCAAATGCCTAGTTTTCCACCGGTTTGGGTGGGCTTGCTGGGGCTGTTGTTAAGCATTGTATTGGGGTCTATGATTTGGCTTAAACCTTTTAAAAGCCGCTTGACGCTCGGTTATTCAAGGTTAACCATGGCACTTTACAACATTTTTTTGGGTTTTATTATAGGCGGGACGTGGGTGTTTTGGCAGTCTTTTTTTCAACCGAATGTGGCACCCGAATTTTTGAATCAATCGGTGATGGTATCGGGGCAAATCATCGAGCTGCCGGAGCTGACTAATTTAAATTTAAACGGCACTCAAAAGCGCCGAGTTCGTATGACCATGGCGCTTAATTCAATTAGTACAATTCCTTTAAATTTTAAACCTGACCAGGCCTGGTCAGGTTTAAAACCTATTTTGATTATTAATTGGTATCAAACGCAAGCCGATACCGTGGCATTTTTGGCACCCAAATTAGGCGAAACCTGGCAGTTTAAGGTTAAGTTGTCGTCTAATCATGCGGCCATTAACCCTGCAGGAATGGATTACGAACGCTGGTTGTTTGGGCAGTATGTAAGCGCCAAAGGCTATGTGCAAGGCCAGTCACCCAAAAATGCACAAAGTCAGGTGCAAGACCTCTCCCCCATTAATGACCACTACGCAAAGCGAATAGACGATTGGGGAGTGTGGAGTTGGCGCGCTTCAATGGCCGAGCATTTAAGCATGACCTTGGCGCACAGTCCGTATCAAGGCGTGTATAAAGCCTTGTTGTATGGCGACGACTCGGCTATTGAACCCAGTGATTGGACGCTGCTTCAAAGCACAGGAACGATTCATTTAATGGCTATTTCGGGTTTGCACATGGCCTTGGTGGCATTTCTTGGAATATTGTTGGCCAAAGGATTATGGCAAATATGGGCTTACCGATGGACTGGCATGGATTTGCCCATGTTGAGTTTGGTGTTCTCTGTGGGTTTTGCAACAGCCTATTTAGCCATGTCTGGCGCGGCTATTCCCACCCAAAGAGCTTGGATTATGGTGGTGGCTATTTTGGGTTTTTTGCTTTTGCAACGCCGTTTTCAGCGTTGGCAAGTTTTGGCCATGGCCGCTTTGCTGGTGGTGATGTGGGATCCTCGGGCTGTGTTGAGTTACGGGTTTTGGTTGTCGTTTGGAGCCGTGGTATTAATTTTTGTGAGTTTAACCAGGCCTGGTCAACCTCAACTTGATAATAATAAAGCTGCTAATACCCAAATGGGTAAAGTTCTAAGGTGGTTAAGTGGGTTATATGGTTTTTTAAAAATACAAACCGTACTTACTTTAGGGTTAGCACCCGCGTTAATTTGGGCGTTTAGCAGTTTGCCTATTTACAGTTTTTTGGCCAATTTATTGGCCGTGCCACTGGTTAGCTTTGTGGGTTTACCCGCCTTATTTGGCATTGCTTTACTGAGCGTTATCTCAGTGGAATGGGCGCAGTTTTGGGTGGCGCAATTGGATGTGGTATGGGGTGGCTTATGGTGGTTTTTGGAGTTGTTAGCCCAGTTACCCCACAGCAATTGGCGCAATGGTGCGCTGTCGTTTTTGGGCATGCTGGGGCTGTACGCGTTACTGCTTTTAGGCGTTGTGCTCACCAAACCTGCGCTTAAATGGACGGCGTTACTGGCCTTTGTGCTGGGGTTAGGCGGGGTGTTAAGTGACCCCTTTGTTAAACGCCCGCATTTTGGCCAGGCCTGGGTCACGGTGTTGGACGTGGGTCAAGGGCAGGCCGTGGTGATTGAAACCCAGCATCATGTTACGGTGGTGGACACCGGTGCCAAGTGGGGCGATACCATGGACGGGGCTAAAATGGCTATTTTGCCCTATCTTCGGGCGCAAAACTGGTCAAAAATAGACACGCTTATTATCAGTCACAGCGATTTAGATCACGCCGGAGGCGTACAAACCTTGTTAGACAGTCTGCCAATTAATCAACTGTTAAGTGGGCAAGCTGAGGTGTTAAACATTAAACATGCGTTACCAAAAGCTGCGCCCATGCAAGCAAATCATGCCATATTTAAACCCTGTCTGGCACACCAGGCCTGGTCGGTTGATGGCGTTGATTTTACAATGTGGTCGCCGTTTAAGGCCGATTTAGAGAGCGGATTAAGATCCGATAATGACTTGTCGTGCGTGCTTAAAGTGGGGCAAGGGGTTAATTCTGTCTTGATTCCAGGCGATTTAAGCACCGCGGGCGAAAAACGTCTGTTGGCCACACATTCTGTTGAGGCCGGCACACGCCCAGAAACTGCGCACTTGTTACACGCGGGTTGGCTTGTGGCGGGGCATCATGGCAGTAAACATTCTACTTCTAGCGATTGGCTGCATAGGGTAAATCCGCACACCGTGGTGTTTTCGGCAGGGTATTTAAATCGGTTTAACTTTCCTAATGTTCAAACGGTTGAGCGTATTGGTTCGCGCAATATTCGTTGGTTTAATACAGCGTGCTCGGGGGCGGTGCGCTTTGAATTAGGTGCGTTGGAAGTGCAAGAGTCGCGAAAAACTCAGCGTAAATGGTATCATCACGCGTGTTTAGACACTCAAAAAGGCGTTTTTTTTGAGTAG
- the lpxK gene encoding tetraacyldisaccharide 4'-kinase: protein MSWPSFWMNRQLPTRLLVPLSVIVCWIAQRRLRDFKHNPPLKRTQSVVIVVGNVVVGGTGKTPFIVWLATRLHQHGLTVAVISRGYGGQAKQWPIVVTPESDPIWVGDEPVLLAKQLHPLNCAVVVSPKRNQSVEWLESHAPVDVIISDDGLQHFAMARDLEIVLVDAQRQFGNGYCLPAGPLREPLTRLNSVDYLVWNGGVPKNPVALNAFNALTINAPQYTMTLVPSGFRQVQNPSQWLSIAEFLARYATPIKAGKVHAVAGIGNPQRFFESLNQLGINATCQPFADHYAYTAHDFKAIDDEKPLLMTQKDAVKCHALAQQGQKTHWWYLDVNPQADEALMTALLARILPKTTLKES, encoded by the coding sequence ATGAGTTGGCCTAGTTTTTGGATGAATCGGCAGTTGCCCACCCGTTTACTTGTTCCGTTAAGCGTAATAGTCTGCTGGATCGCGCAACGTCGATTACGTGATTTTAAACATAACCCACCGCTTAAGCGCACGCAAAGTGTCGTTATTGTCGTGGGCAATGTGGTGGTGGGTGGCACGGGCAAAACTCCCTTTATTGTTTGGCTGGCAACGCGCTTGCACCAACATGGACTGACTGTGGCGGTGATAAGTCGCGGTTACGGCGGTCAAGCTAAACAGTGGCCTATAGTGGTTACGCCAGAAAGCGACCCTATTTGGGTGGGCGATGAACCGGTATTGCTGGCCAAGCAATTACATCCATTAAACTGCGCGGTGGTGGTGTCGCCCAAACGCAATCAATCGGTAGAGTGGTTAGAGAGCCACGCGCCGGTGGACGTCATCATCAGTGACGATGGACTGCAGCATTTTGCGATGGCACGCGACCTCGAAATTGTTTTGGTCGACGCGCAACGTCAGTTTGGCAACGGTTATTGCTTGCCGGCGGGCCCATTGCGCGAGCCTTTAACCCGTTTAAACAGCGTAGATTATCTGGTGTGGAATGGTGGTGTGCCTAAAAACCCAGTTGCATTAAATGCATTTAATGCGCTAACCATTAATGCACCGCAATATACTATGACCCTGGTGCCCAGTGGTTTTAGACAGGTGCAAAACCCCAGTCAATGGCTGTCAATAGCTGAGTTTTTAGCGCGTTATGCCACGCCTATTAAGGCAGGTAAAGTGCACGCGGTGGCGGGTATTGGCAACCCTCAGCGGTTTTTTGAAAGCTTAAACCAGTTGGGCATTAACGCCACCTGCCAACCCTTTGCCGATCATTACGCCTACACCGCGCACGATTTTAAGGCCATTGACGATGAAAAACCTTTGCTTATGACGCAGAAAGATGCGGTAAAATGCCATGCTTTAGCGCAACAAGGTCAAAAAACGCATTGGTGGTATTTGGACGTTAATCCACAGGCCGATGAGGCTTTAATGACGGCGCTTTTAGCGCGCATTTTACCCAAGACAACTTTAAAAGAGAGCTGA
- a CDS encoding Trm112 family protein produces the protein MDPKLLEILVCPVSKTKLLFDKNSHELISTAAHLAYPVRDGIPILLEDEARILTAQDVEHYRALKS, from the coding sequence ATGGATCCTAAGTTACTAGAAATTTTGGTGTGTCCGGTGAGTAAAACCAAATTGTTGTTTGATAAAAACAGCCATGAACTTATTTCGACCGCCGCACATTTGGCCTATCCGGTACGCGATGGGATTCCCATTTTATTGGAAGACGAAGCTCGCATATTAACCGCGCAAGACGTTGAACACTATCGCGCACTTAAATCGTAG
- the kdsB gene encoding 3-deoxy-manno-octulosonate cytidylyltransferase translates to MAFTVIIPARFESSRLSGKPLMDIHGKPMIEWTWRQAQKSGASRIIIATESLAVQAVCQAFGAEVCLTGAHHQSGTERIAEVIDLAKLGGDEIIVNVQGDEPMLPPELIHQVADGLAAHPEISMATLCEPINDVETVFNPNSVKVSVDFARRAISFSRAPLPWSRDTFNTQPPVLPSNWAYKRHIGLYAYRAAFVKQYVAWPECALEQVEKLEQLRVLWHGEKILVLDALCHAGVGVDTQADLDKVRALMANKTGAVC, encoded by the coding sequence ATGGCCTTTACCGTTATTATTCCCGCCCGTTTTGAATCCAGCCGTTTAAGCGGTAAGCCGTTAATGGACATTCACGGCAAACCCATGATTGAGTGGACGTGGCGTCAAGCGCAAAAATCGGGTGCCAGTCGCATTATTATTGCCACCGAATCGCTTGCCGTGCAAGCGGTGTGCCAAGCCTTTGGTGCCGAGGTGTGTTTAACCGGTGCGCACCATCAGTCGGGTACCGAACGCATTGCTGAGGTGATTGATTTGGCAAAGCTTGGGGGCGATGAAATTATTGTCAATGTGCAAGGCGACGAACCTATGTTGCCGCCCGAGTTAATTCATCAAGTGGCCGATGGATTGGCCGCCCACCCCGAGATTTCGATGGCCACCTTGTGCGAACCCATTAACGATGTTGAAACGGTGTTTAACCCCAATTCGGTTAAAGTGAGCGTGGATTTTGCGCGTCGCGCCATTAGTTTTAGCCGTGCACCTTTGCCCTGGTCGCGTGATACGTTTAACACGCAGCCGCCGGTATTGCCCAGTAATTGGGCGTATAAACGCCACATTGGTTTGTACGCGTACCGCGCCGCGTTTGTAAAACAATATGTGGCCTGGCCAGAGTGTGCGTTAGAACAAGTAGAAAAGTTAGAGCAGTTGCGGGTATTGTGGCACGGTGAAAAAATTTTGGTGTTAGACGCGCTTTGTCATGCGGGAGTGGGCGTTGACACCCAAGCCGATTTGGATAAAGTAAGGGCATTAATGGCAAATAAAACCGGTGCGGTATGCTGA